In a single window of the Rhodoferax saidenbachensis genome:
- the purH gene encoding bifunctional phosphoribosylaminoimidazolecarboxamide formyltransferase/IMP cyclohydrolase, producing the protein MNAPQTALLSVSDKTGIFELAQALHAQGIKLLSTGGTAKLLAEKGLPVTEVAEMTGFPEMLDGRVKTLHPRVHGGLLARRDVPAHMAALKEHAINTIDFLVVNLYPFEATVAKAGCTLEDAIENIDIGGPAMVRSAAKNWKDVAVLTDASQYATVIAELKESGKVSDKTKLGLSIAAFNRISQYDGAISDYLSAIQIGETVPAGDAAPTLDLFPGQSNGRFVKVQDLRYGENSHQQAALYRDLYPAPGSLVTAKQLQGKELSYNNIADADAAWECVKSFDTPACVIVKHANPCGVAIGANALEAYSKAFQTDPTSAFGGIIALNTELDEAAAQQMSKQFVEVLMAPSFTPAALEVFKTKVNVRILQIDLPKGGSTAWDNGRNAMDMKRIGSGILLQTADNHELALSDLKVVTTKQPTAEELNDLLFAWTVAKYVKSNAIVFCKGGMTMGVGAGQMSRLDSARIASIKAGHANLSLAGTVVASDAFFPFRDGLDVVVDQGATCVIQPGGSMRDQEVIDAANEHGVSMVFSGVRHFRH; encoded by the coding sequence ATGAACGCACCCCAAACAGCACTTTTGTCAGTCTCTGACAAAACTGGCATCTTTGAACTCGCCCAGGCACTGCACGCGCAGGGCATCAAGCTGCTCTCCACCGGCGGCACGGCCAAGCTGCTGGCCGAGAAGGGCCTGCCCGTGACCGAAGTGGCTGAGATGACCGGCTTCCCCGAAATGCTGGACGGCCGCGTCAAGACGCTGCACCCGCGCGTGCACGGCGGCCTGTTGGCGCGCCGCGACGTTCCTGCACACATGGCGGCACTGAAAGAACACGCCATCAACACCATTGATTTTTTGGTGGTGAACCTGTATCCGTTTGAAGCGACCGTCGCCAAGGCTGGCTGCACGCTCGAAGACGCGATCGAAAACATCGACATCGGCGGCCCCGCCATGGTGCGCAGCGCGGCCAAGAACTGGAAAGACGTGGCCGTGCTGACCGATGCGTCGCAGTACGCCACGGTGATTGCCGAACTCAAGGAATCCGGCAAGGTGAGCGACAAGACCAAGCTGGGTCTGTCGATTGCCGCGTTCAACCGCATCAGCCAGTACGACGGCGCCATCAGCGACTATTTGTCTGCGATTCAAATTGGCGAGACCGTTCCCGCAGGCGACGCTGCACCCACACTGGACCTGTTCCCCGGCCAGAGCAACGGCCGCTTCGTCAAGGTGCAAGACCTGCGTTACGGCGAAAACAGCCACCAGCAGGCCGCGCTGTACCGCGACCTGTATCCCGCACCGGGCTCGCTGGTCACCGCCAAACAATTGCAAGGCAAGGAACTCAGCTACAACAACATTGCCGACGCCGATGCGGCCTGGGAATGTGTGAAGAGCTTTGACACACCGGCTTGTGTGATCGTCAAACATGCCAACCCCTGCGGCGTGGCGATTGGTGCCAACGCGCTGGAGGCCTACAGCAAGGCCTTCCAGACCGACCCTACATCCGCGTTCGGCGGCATCATCGCGCTGAACACCGAGCTGGACGAAGCGGCAGCCCAACAAATGTCCAAGCAGTTCGTTGAAGTGCTGATGGCCCCCAGCTTCACACCTGCCGCGCTGGAAGTCTTCAAGACCAAGGTCAATGTGCGCATCTTGCAGATCGACCTGCCAAAGGGCGGTAGCACCGCATGGGACAACGGCCGCAATGCGATGGACATGAAACGCATCGGCTCCGGCATCCTGCTGCAAACGGCCGACAACCACGAACTGGCTCTGTCCGATTTGAAAGTGGTGACTACCAAGCAACCCACGGCCGAAGAGCTGAATGACCTGCTGTTTGCCTGGACGGTCGCCAAGTATGTCAAGTCCAACGCCATCGTTTTCTGCAAGGGCGGCATGACTATGGGCGTGGGCGCTGGCCAGATGAGCCGCCTGGACTCGGCCCGTATTGCATCCATCAAGGCCGGTCACGCGAATTTGTCGCTGGCAGGCACCGTGGTCGCCAGCGACGCCTTCTTTCCCTTCCGCGACGGCCTGGACGTGGTGGTCGACCAGGGCGCCACCTGTGTCATCCAGCCCGGCGGCTCCATGCGCGACCAGGAAGTTATTGACGCGGCGAACGAGCACGGCGTGTCCATGGTGTTCAGCGGCGTGCGCCACTTCCGCCACTAA
- the dusB gene encoding tRNA dihydrouridine synthase DusB, with amino-acid sequence MHIGHFALANSLLVAPMAGVTDRPFRQLCKKLGAGYAVSEMVTSRKDLWNTLKTSRRANHDGEPGPIAVQIAGTEAAMMAEAALYNIDRGAQIIDINMGCPAKKVCNKWAGSALMQDEALALSIVEAVVQACAPRHVPVTLKMRTGWCQTHKNAVTLARAFENAGVQMFAVHGRTREQGYKGQAEYDTIAAVKAAVRVPVVANGDITTPEKARDVLAATGADAVMIGRAAQGRPWIFREIAHFLATGTHLAPPLVSDVKRLLVEHLYDHYSLYDEFIGVRSARKHIGWYVRELPGGEDFRLQMNLLEDSVAQVAAVERFMDGLNEKMDRIPAAGPAEFDTRGQDMMELTT; translated from the coding sequence ATGCACATCGGTCATTTCGCTTTGGCGAATTCACTGCTGGTCGCCCCCATGGCGGGGGTGACGGACCGGCCGTTTCGCCAGCTCTGTAAAAAGCTGGGTGCGGGCTATGCGGTCAGCGAAATGGTGACCTCGCGCAAGGATTTGTGGAACACGCTCAAGACTTCGCGCCGCGCCAACCACGACGGTGAACCCGGGCCCATTGCGGTGCAGATTGCCGGCACCGAGGCGGCCATGATGGCCGAGGCCGCGCTCTACAACATCGACCGCGGTGCACAGATCATCGACATCAACATGGGCTGCCCGGCCAAGAAGGTCTGCAACAAATGGGCTGGCTCTGCGCTGATGCAGGACGAGGCGCTGGCGCTGTCCATCGTCGAGGCGGTGGTGCAGGCCTGCGCGCCGCGCCATGTGCCGGTCACGCTCAAGATGCGCACCGGCTGGTGCCAGACCCATAAGAATGCCGTCACGCTGGCACGCGCTTTCGAGAATGCCGGTGTGCAGATGTTTGCGGTGCACGGCCGCACGCGCGAGCAGGGCTACAAGGGCCAGGCCGAGTACGACACCATTGCCGCCGTGAAAGCCGCCGTGCGTGTGCCCGTGGTGGCCAATGGCGACATCACCACGCCCGAAAAGGCGCGTGATGTGCTGGCCGCCACCGGCGCCGATGCCGTGATGATTGGCCGCGCGGCGCAGGGCAGGCCGTGGATCTTCCGCGAGATCGCCCACTTCCTGGCCACTGGCACGCACCTTGCACCACCGCTGGTGAGCGATGTCAAACGCCTGCTGGTGGAGCATCTGTACGACCACTACAGCCTGTACGACGAGTTCATTGGGGTGCGTTCGGCACGCAAACACATTGGCTGGTATGTACGTGAATTGCCCGGCGGGGAAGACTTCCGCCTGCAGATGAACTTGCTGGAAGACAGTGTGGCCCAGGTGGCTGCGGTGGAACGTTTTATGGATGGTTTGAACGAAAAAATGGACCGCATTCCCGCTGCTGGGCCTGCTGAGTTCGATACAAGGGGACAGGACATGATGGAACTGACAACATGA
- the ychF gene encoding redox-regulated ATPase YchF yields MSLKCGIVGLPNVGKSTLFNALTKAGIAAENYPFCTIEPNVGIVELPDPRLQQLAAIISPERIVPAIVEFVDIAGLVAGASTGEGLGNKFLSHIRETDATINVVRCFEDDNVIHVAGKVDPIADIEVIQTELCLADLAAVEKALHRVTKLARSGDKESAKLVAILEKCQAALNEAKPVRTLDFTKEELPLLKQFFLITAKPAMFVANVSEDGFENNPLLDRLTAFADAQKAPVVAICAKMEAEMSEMSDEDRQMFLEELGQTEPGLNRLIRAAFKLLGLQTYFTAGVKEVRAWTIHVGDTGPQAAGVIHTDFEKGYIRAQTIAFEDFIAFKGEQGAKDAGKMRAEGKEYVVKDGDVMNFLFSS; encoded by the coding sequence ATGAGTTTGAAGTGTGGCATTGTAGGCTTGCCCAACGTGGGGAAATCCACCCTGTTCAATGCCTTGACCAAGGCCGGCATCGCCGCCGAGAACTACCCGTTTTGCACCATCGAGCCCAATGTGGGCATCGTGGAATTGCCCGATCCGCGGCTGCAGCAACTTGCCGCGATCATCTCGCCCGAACGCATCGTGCCGGCCATCGTCGAGTTTGTCGACATCGCCGGTCTGGTGGCGGGTGCCAGCACGGGGGAAGGTCTGGGCAACAAGTTCCTCTCGCACATCCGCGAGACCGACGCCACCATCAATGTGGTGCGCTGCTTTGAAGATGACAACGTGATCCACGTGGCCGGCAAGGTCGACCCGATTGCTGACATCGAAGTGATCCAGACCGAGCTGTGCCTGGCCGACCTGGCCGCGGTGGAGAAAGCCCTGCACCGCGTGACCAAGCTGGCCCGCTCGGGCGACAAGGAATCCGCCAAGCTGGTGGCGATTCTGGAGAAGTGCCAGGCCGCACTCAACGAAGCCAAACCCGTGCGCACGCTGGACTTCACCAAGGAAGAGTTGCCGCTTTTGAAGCAGTTTTTCCTGATCACGGCCAAGCCCGCCATGTTTGTGGCCAACGTATCCGAAGACGGCTTTGAGAACAATCCGCTGCTGGACCGCCTGACAGCCTTTGCCGACGCGCAAAAGGCACCTGTCGTGGCGATCTGCGCCAAGATGGAAGCCGAGATGTCGGAGATGAGCGATGAAGACCGCCAGATGTTCCTGGAAGAACTGGGCCAGACCGAACCCGGGCTGAACCGCCTGATCCGCGCCGCCTTCAAGCTCTTGGGCCTGCAGACCTACTTCACCGCCGGTGTGAAGGAAGTGCGCGCCTGGACCATCCACGTGGGCGACACCGGGCCGCAGGCCGCGGGCGTGATCCACACCGACTTCGAGAAGGGCTACATCCGCGCCCAGACCATCGCGTTTGAAGACTTCATCGCCTTCAAGGGCGAGCAGGGTGCCAAGGACGCGGGCAAGATGCGCGCCGAAGGCAAGGAATACGTCGTCAAGGATGGCGACGTGATGAACTTCCTGTTCAGCTCTTAA
- a CDS encoding helix-turn-helix domain-containing protein: protein MSKKHIEECVRTSLEGYFKDLRGTEPDGMHEMFVRAVEKPLLEVVMEHAENNQSKAAQWLGLNRNTLRKKLLEHKLIS from the coding sequence ATGAGCAAGAAGCACATCGAGGAATGTGTGCGCACCAGCCTGGAGGGCTACTTCAAGGACCTGCGCGGTACCGAGCCCGACGGCATGCATGAGATGTTTGTGCGGGCCGTTGAAAAACCGCTGCTCGAAGTGGTGATGGAACACGCCGAAAACAACCAGTCCAAAGCCGCCCAGTGGCTGGGCCTGAACCGCAACACCCTGCGCAAGAAGCTGCTCGAACACAAGCTGATCAGCTGA
- a CDS encoding MOSC domain-containing protein encodes MPQDVEAMDVQATVSRLFIYPVKSCAGIQVQQAVLQGTGLEWDRAWMVVDADGMFLSQRECARMVLVQPEITADALVLRAPGMQELGVGLQAQGDPRSVQVWDDTVQALDMGDAAALWFSDFLRYSGLRLVRFDPAVRRLSSPKWTQGVDAPNQFSDGFAVLVTTETAVEELNTRLQHADQGPVGVERFRPNVVLSGLDAHDEDHLDLLSFQELPAQSGQGLGAEMRLVKPCARCPIPNIDPHTAESSPAVSDALQTYRSDARLNGAITFGMNAMVVQGSGAVLRVGQAVGGSYAFAD; translated from the coding sequence ATGCCGCAAGACGTAGAGGCAATGGATGTACAGGCCACGGTGTCGCGGCTGTTTATTTACCCGGTGAAGTCCTGCGCCGGTATCCAGGTGCAGCAGGCGGTGTTGCAGGGCACCGGGCTGGAGTGGGACCGCGCCTGGATGGTGGTGGACGCCGATGGGATGTTTCTGTCACAGCGTGAATGTGCCCGCATGGTGCTGGTGCAGCCCGAAATCACGGCCGATGCACTGGTGCTGCGTGCGCCCGGCATGCAGGAGTTGGGCGTGGGTTTGCAGGCGCAGGGCGACCCGCGCAGCGTTCAGGTGTGGGATGACACGGTGCAGGCGCTGGACATGGGCGACGCCGCGGCCTTGTGGTTCAGCGACTTTTTGCGGTACTCCGGTTTGCGCCTGGTGCGGTTTGATCCGGCCGTGCGCCGCCTCTCCAGCCCCAAATGGACACAAGGGGTGGACGCGCCCAACCAGTTCAGCGACGGCTTTGCCGTGCTGGTCACCACTGAAACCGCCGTGGAGGAACTCAACACACGCCTGCAGCACGCGGACCAGGGCCCGGTGGGGGTGGAGCGTTTTCGCCCGAATGTGGTGCTGTCGGGGCTCGATGCGCATGACGAAGACCATCTCGATTTGCTCTCATTTCAGGAGCTGCCTGCGCAATCAGGGCAAGGGCTAGGGGCCGAAATGCGTCTGGTCAAACCCTGCGCACGTTGCCCCATTCCGAACATTGACCCCCACACCGCCGAGAGTAGCCCGGCGGTCAGTGATGCCCTGCAAACCTACCGCAGCGATGCGCGTCTGAACGGTGCCATCACCTTTGGCATGAATGCCATGGTGGTACAGGGCAGCGGTGCCGTGCTGCGTGTCGGCCAGGCCGTGGGTGGCAGCTACGCGTTTGCGGACTGA
- a CDS encoding DMT family transporter, producing the protein MSWSYDWLALGAASCWALTSVLSAPQARHLGAIAFTRWRMLLVFCMLLPVVLFTGSWHSMTLAQAAVLAFSGLIGIFVGDTALFAAMNRLGPRRTGVLFATHALFSALMGFALLDERMGAQAMLGGALVVGGVMTAVAWGSHKDESHAWETVRGPWLLGVALGLLAALCQALGSLIAKPVMVTGVDPVAATVLRVAATSVAHFVLLWVGFAPARAQQAPTHRVLSLVALSGFIGMGLGMSLILLALQHGDVGMVGILSSVSPVLVLPLLWWRLGRAPAQGAWLGAGLTVFGTVLVLVR; encoded by the coding sequence GTGTCCTGGTCCTACGACTGGCTGGCCCTGGGGGCCGCAAGCTGCTGGGCCCTGACCAGCGTGCTGTCGGCGCCACAGGCGCGCCATCTGGGCGCGATTGCGTTCACGCGCTGGCGCATGCTGCTGGTGTTTTGCATGTTGCTGCCGGTGGTGCTGTTCACGGGCAGCTGGCACAGCATGACGCTGGCCCAGGCGGCGGTGCTGGCATTCAGCGGTCTGATCGGCATCTTTGTAGGCGATACGGCGCTGTTTGCCGCCATGAATCGCCTGGGGCCACGGCGCACCGGCGTGTTGTTCGCCACCCATGCGCTGTTCAGTGCACTCATGGGGTTTGCACTGCTCGACGAACGCATGGGCGCGCAAGCCATGCTGGGCGGTGCGTTGGTGGTCGGTGGTGTGATGACCGCAGTGGCCTGGGGCAGCCACAAGGATGAATCCCACGCCTGGGAGACTGTGCGCGGCCCGTGGCTGCTGGGTGTCGCTTTGGGCCTGCTGGCGGCTTTGTGTCAGGCGCTGGGTTCGCTGATTGCCAAGCCCGTCATGGTCACAGGGGTCGACCCGGTAGCCGCGACCGTGCTGCGCGTGGCGGCGACCAGCGTGGCCCACTTCGTATTGCTGTGGGTGGGCTTTGCGCCGGCCCGTGCGCAACAGGCGCCGACACACCGCGTGTTGTCGCTGGTGGCCCTGAGTGGGTTTATCGGCATGGGGCTGGGCATGAGCCTGATCTTGCTAGCCTTGCAGCACGGGGATGTGGGCATGGTGGGCATCCTGTCTTCCGTCTCACCGGTGCTGGTGTTGCCGCTGTTGTGGTGGCGTCTGGGCCGCGCGCCGGCACAAGGTGCCTGGCTGGGTGCGGGCTTGACCGTATTCGGAACTGTGCTTGTTTTAGTGCGTTAG
- a CDS encoding sensor domain-containing diguanylate cyclase, whose amino-acid sequence MSAARFCAHMWRCIGLAVLWGMSVCATAGTPAAQGDLQVLQAGQPAFEIQSDIPTLLEIGASAGIDAIAGGARGAFVPHPASTIQPLDDHSTLWMQLRLHRNADAPSPWTLHIPLPHLDQAVLYQPDGKGGWRRQEAGDTVAVNDWAHPGLYPDFELQLPAGTTQTVYLQIRNYKHSGIPLRLASAEARQAQRSVEYVAIGAMVGTLLMLLGSCLIHYAVTGDKAHGWYAAYTALIVVVITSAAGLSGQWLWPDSPIWSNYSYMVLPVLGVGVTVLFVRHVCGLRNRFPILERCLAWFGWACLPLACLSFLPERTMAADLHGAYLAIGPLLALGAAIATWRRGNTIGKWLFLAYLPQSLAVLYLAAQMYSLVPTLWEARYAMLAGVAFSVPLLLQALNMRTRERREVEDRANALPTQDALTGLLNKEQFMVQVEAALTRAVEDKEPAAIVLVEVTNHENLRKAFGDALAEQCLLRAVVKLHRVLRDVDPAGRVDTARFGLVLEGLSSRNTINERMVRLIASGLIPLPGLQPEVTLHFHVTCVLLNEMIPDPRTILDQLGALMSEMSPRTRRPIRFLEPEMTVPAALQAASEFGPNDTQSLGLLGP is encoded by the coding sequence ATGAGCGCCGCCCGCTTCTGCGCCCACATGTGGCGATGTATCGGGCTGGCCGTGCTTTGGGGCATGTCGGTGTGCGCCACCGCGGGGACACCTGCGGCGCAAGGCGACCTACAGGTCTTGCAGGCCGGACAACCTGCATTTGAAATCCAGAGCGACATTCCCACCCTGCTGGAGATCGGGGCCAGCGCAGGCATCGATGCCATTGCCGGTGGCGCGCGGGGTGCCTTTGTGCCCCACCCCGCCAGCACCATCCAGCCCCTGGACGACCACAGCACCCTGTGGATGCAACTGCGCCTGCACCGCAACGCCGACGCCCCCTCCCCGTGGACCCTGCACATTCCCCTGCCCCACCTGGACCAGGCGGTGCTGTACCAGCCGGATGGCAAGGGGGGGTGGCGGCGCCAGGAGGCCGGGGACACCGTGGCCGTCAACGACTGGGCACATCCCGGGCTGTACCCCGACTTTGAACTGCAATTGCCTGCTGGGACAACGCAAACCGTTTACCTGCAGATCCGCAATTACAAACACAGCGGCATCCCGCTGCGCCTGGCCAGTGCCGAGGCCCGGCAGGCACAACGCAGCGTCGAATACGTGGCCATTGGCGCGATGGTCGGCACGCTGCTGATGCTGTTGGGCTCCTGCCTCATCCATTACGCCGTGACAGGGGACAAGGCGCATGGCTGGTACGCCGCCTACACCGCCCTGATCGTGGTGGTGATTACCAGCGCTGCAGGGCTGTCAGGCCAGTGGCTGTGGCCCGACTCGCCGATCTGGTCCAACTACTCGTACATGGTGCTGCCGGTGCTGGGCGTGGGCGTGACAGTGCTGTTCGTACGCCATGTCTGCGGCTTGCGAAACCGCTTCCCGATTCTCGAACGTTGCCTGGCCTGGTTTGGTTGGGCCTGCCTTCCGCTGGCGTGTCTGAGCTTCCTACCCGAACGGACCATGGCCGCCGACCTCCACGGCGCCTACCTTGCAATCGGTCCCCTGCTGGCGCTGGGCGCAGCCATTGCGACCTGGCGCCGCGGCAACACGATCGGGAAATGGCTGTTCCTGGCCTACCTGCCGCAAAGCCTGGCCGTGCTGTATCTGGCAGCACAGATGTACAGCCTTGTGCCCACGCTGTGGGAGGCGCGCTACGCCATGCTGGCCGGTGTGGCGTTCTCGGTGCCGCTGCTGCTGCAGGCCCTGAACATGCGCACGCGCGAGCGCCGTGAAGTGGAAGACCGCGCCAACGCGCTGCCCACCCAGGATGCCCTGACCGGCCTGCTCAACAAGGAACAGTTCATGGTGCAGGTAGAGGCCGCCCTGACCCGCGCAGTGGAAGACAAGGAGCCCGCCGCGATCGTGCTGGTCGAAGTGACCAACCACGAGAACTTGCGCAAGGCCTTTGGCGATGCGCTGGCCGAGCAGTGCCTGCTGCGCGCGGTGGTCAAGCTGCACCGCGTGCTGCGCGATGTGGACCCGGCGGGCCGCGTGGATACGGCACGCTTTGGCCTGGTGCTGGAGGGCCTCTCCAGTCGCAACACCATCAACGAGCGCATGGTGCGCCTGATCGCTTCGGGCCTGATCCCGCTACCCGGCCTGCAGCCCGAAGTCACGCTGCATTTCCACGTAACCTGCGTGCTGCTCAACGAGATGATTCCCGACCCACGCACCATCCTCGACCAGTTGGGCGCGTTGATGAGCGAAATGTCACCACGCACACGCCGCCCTATCCGCTTCCTGGAACCCGAAATGACCGTGCCTGCGGCGTTGCAGGCGGCTTCGGAATTTGGCCCCAACGACACGCAGAGCCTTGGCCTGCTGGGGCCCTGA
- a CDS encoding sensor domain-containing diguanylate cyclase, whose translation MPYLLVRVLLALLCLGSSPVWAWAPVPADTIVLGDGNTSFEVTSDLATWLDGGSNTSIATASSMPQKFESGPALKRHRLGNNVTLWVRLRLARASGDNAAWTLNIPQPFIDAVTLYQPDGKGGWTEQSAGDTLAQTAWNRRGLYPDFDLHLPAGPPQEVYLKVRNFKHLSMPIRLATLAERQTERLTEWLALGLMLGALLTLSVLSLIRLIEHRNLSDGWAALYGLLVMATVAQVNGVLNAVVWVHLPEWADYANSVMPVVAVGCSLLLMRNLYTLSTHYHRYDRFLDSTAWAAIASVLSYAVLDRVTADWVGAIVLLFVTTVGLVVTLLSWRGGSSIWRWLMLAYLPQFLGLLRLVAEAAGLVPTLWEMRYLTSLGVALSVPSMVYALSLITHDRKELVVRAKHLPTQDALTGLLTTEAFQKQLDDAYERVLDSHEPVALVRVHIVNHDHIRATYGGTTAEHCLLRAVVKLQRILRDVDPAGRVGANSFAILMEGVTTREAVTERIVKLIASGLIPLPGLEPEVTLQFQAACVLLQTNPVPPESALAELEAVLLGMSPRTRRPIRFLEPVPTLAAALDTASVPA comes from the coding sequence ATGCCATACCTGTTGGTGCGCGTGCTGCTGGCCCTTTTGTGCCTGGGATCGTCCCCGGTCTGGGCATGGGCACCGGTGCCTGCAGACACCATCGTGCTCGGTGATGGCAACACCTCGTTCGAGGTCACCTCCGACCTGGCGACCTGGCTGGACGGCGGTTCCAACACCAGCATCGCCACCGCTTCGAGCATGCCCCAGAAGTTTGAATCCGGCCCCGCCCTGAAGCGCCACCGCCTTGGCAACAACGTCACCCTGTGGGTACGCCTGCGTCTGGCACGGGCCTCCGGCGACAACGCCGCCTGGACACTGAATATCCCGCAACCCTTTATCGACGCGGTCACGCTGTACCAGCCCGATGGTAAGGGTGGCTGGACCGAACAATCGGCGGGCGACACCCTGGCGCAAACTGCCTGGAACAGGCGGGGTCTGTACCCGGACTTCGATCTGCACCTTCCCGCCGGACCGCCCCAGGAGGTGTACCTCAAGGTGCGCAACTTCAAACACCTGAGCATGCCCATCCGGCTGGCCACGCTGGCGGAGCGCCAAACCGAACGGCTGACGGAGTGGCTGGCACTGGGCCTGATGCTGGGGGCCTTGCTGACGCTGTCGGTGTTGTCGCTGATTCGCCTGATCGAACACCGCAATCTGTCCGACGGATGGGCCGCGCTGTATGGCCTGCTGGTCATGGCCACGGTCGCCCAGGTCAATGGGGTGCTCAACGCCGTCGTCTGGGTGCATCTGCCGGAATGGGCCGACTACGCCAACAGCGTGATGCCGGTGGTGGCCGTGGGATGCAGCTTGCTGCTCATGCGCAACCTCTATACCCTGTCCACCCACTACCACCGCTACGACCGGTTCCTGGACAGCACGGCTTGGGCGGCGATTGCCTCGGTGCTGAGTTATGCCGTGCTGGACCGCGTGACCGCCGACTGGGTGGGCGCCATCGTGCTGCTGTTTGTGACCACCGTGGGGCTGGTCGTCACGCTGCTGAGCTGGCGCGGTGGCTCCAGCATCTGGCGCTGGCTGATGCTGGCCTATCTGCCCCAGTTCCTGGGTCTGCTGCGGCTGGTGGCCGAGGCCGCCGGTCTGGTGCCCACGCTGTGGGAAATGCGCTACCTGACCTCACTGGGTGTGGCTCTGTCGGTGCCGTCCATGGTCTATGCCCTGAGCCTGATCACCCATGACCGCAAGGAGCTGGTGGTGCGCGCCAAACACCTGCCCACCCAGGATGCGCTGACGGGCCTGCTGACCACCGAAGCGTTCCAGAAACAACTGGACGACGCCTACGAACGGGTGCTGGACAGCCACGAGCCCGTGGCCCTGGTGCGGGTGCATATCGTCAACCACGACCACATCCGCGCCACGTATGGCGGCACCACGGCCGAACACTGCCTGCTGCGCGCGGTGGTCAAGCTGCAGCGCATCCTGCGCGATGTCGACCCGGCCGGGCGCGTGGGGGCCAACAGTTTTGCCATCCTCATGGAAGGCGTCACCACACGCGAGGCCGTGACCGAACGCATCGTCAAGCTGATTGCCTCGGGGCTGATCCCGCTGCCCGGGCTGGAGCCCGAGGTGACCCTGCAGTTCCAGGCCGCCTGTGTGCTGCTACAGACCAACCCTGTGCCGCCCGAGAGCGCACTGGCCGAACTCGAAGCGGTGCTGTTGGGCATGTCACCACGCACGCGGCGCCCTATCCGCTTCCTGGAGCCCGTCCCCACCCTTGCTGCTGCGCTGGACACAGCCTCCGTGCCGGCATGA
- a CDS encoding YqaA family protein produces MPAWMDTLLNLLALPQYSLGTVFVVSFISATLLPLGSEPVVFGLVELNPELFWPVVLVATAGNTLGGAVSWWMGLGAHRAADHYRHSATHNRALEWLQRLGPKACLLAWLPLVGDPLCAVAGWLRLPFWPCLAYMAIGKFARYVLMTAALTGLLRLW; encoded by the coding sequence ATGCCTGCCTGGATGGACACCCTGCTCAATCTGCTCGCCCTGCCCCAATACAGCCTGGGCACGGTGTTTGTGGTGTCGTTCATTTCGGCCACGCTGCTGCCGCTGGGCTCGGAGCCTGTGGTGTTCGGGCTGGTGGAACTCAACCCCGAACTGTTCTGGCCCGTGGTGCTGGTCGCCACTGCGGGCAACACGCTGGGGGGCGCGGTGAGCTGGTGGATGGGCCTGGGCGCCCACCGGGCTGCGGACCATTACCGCCATTCCGCCACCCACAACCGGGCACTGGAGTGGTTACAGCGCCTGGGGCCCAAGGCCTGTTTATTGGCTTGGCTGCCGCTGGTGGGCGATCCATTGTGTGCAGTGGCCGGCTGGCTGCGCCTGCCCTTCTGGCCGTGTCTGGCCTACATGGCGATCGGAAAATTTGCGCGCTACGTGCTCATGACGGCAGCGTTGACGGGACTGCTGCGACTCTGGTGA